One window from the genome of Hippopotamus amphibius kiboko isolate mHipAmp2 chromosome 13, mHipAmp2.hap2, whole genome shotgun sequence encodes:
- the FAM200B gene encoding protein FAM200B, whose amino-acid sequence MDHFFKRKRNNEAKYAEACSSSTVGSESVSSDNIEKSIDSKLQTSASFELHFKKKKVTTRRYNEDYLKYGFIKCEKPFENDRPQCVICNNILANESLKPSKLKRHLETQHVELIDKPLEYFQRKKKDVKSSTQFLSCSTTVSEKALLSSYLVAYRVAKEKMVHTAAEKIILPACLDMVRTIFDDKSADKLKTIPSDNTISLRICTIAEHLEAMLITRLQVGIDFAIQLDESTDTGSCTALLVYVRYVWQGDFMEDFLCCLNLTSHLSGLDIFTELEKCIVGQYKLNWKNCKGITSDGTADITGKQSGVIKKLLEVTSARWNHCFIHREALASREMPQNLTEVLKNAVKVVNFIKGSSLSSRLLETFCLEIGANYTHLLYHTKVRWLSQGKILSRVYELRNEIHIFLIERKSHLATVFEDDIWVTKLAYLTDIFGILNELSLKLQGKNSDIFQHVERIQGFRKTLLLWQARLKSNRPSYYMFPRFLQHIEENVINENILEEIKLEILLHLTSLSQTFNHLFPEEKFETLRQNCWVKVPFAFRNPESIVELNLVPEEENELLQLSSSYTLKNDYETLSLSAFWIKMKEDFPLISRKSILLLLPFTTTSLCELGFSVLTHLKTKERNGLNGVADMRVALSSCIPDWNELMNRQAHPPR is encoded by the coding sequence atggatcacttttttaagagaaagaggAATAATGAAGCGAAATATGCAGAAGCATGTTCAAGTTCTACTGTTGGATCTGAAAGTGTGAGTAGTGACAATATTGAGAAAAGTATTGACTCTAAGCTGCAAACATCAGCTTCGTTTGAGctacatttcaaaaagaaaaaagtaactaCAAGACGTTATAAtgaagattatttaaaatatggttttatcAAATGTGAAAAACCCTTTGAAAATGACAGACCTCAGTGTGTTATTTGTAATAACATCCTTGCAAATGAAAGCTTAAAaccttcaaaattaaaaaggcaCTTAGAAACACAACATGTTGAACTTATTGATAAGCCTCTTgaatattttcagagaaagaaaaaagatgtgaaGTCATCAACACAATTTCTTAGCTGCTCCACTACTGTTAGTGAGAAAGCCTTATTATCATCATATTTAGTTGCATATCGTGTGGCAAAAGAGAAAATGGTTCACACAGCTGCTGAAAAAATTATTCTTCCAGCATGTTTGGATATGGTGCGTACAATTTTTGATGATAAATCTGCtgataaattaaaaactattccTAGTGATAACACAATATCTCTTCGAATTTGTACCATTGCCGAACACTTAGAGGCAATGCTTATTACTCGGTTACAGGTAGGAATAGATTTTGCAATCCAGCTTGATGAAAGCACTGAtactggaagctgcacagcacttTTAGTCTATGTCAGATATGTGTGGCAGGGCGATTTTATGGAGGATTTCTTGTGTTGTTTAAACTTAACCTCACACCTAAGTGGATTAgatattttcacagaattagaaaaatgcATTGTCGGTCAGTATAAATTAAACTGGAAAAACTGCAAAGGAATTACAAGTGACGGAACAGCAGACATAACTGGGAAACAGAGCGGAGTAATTAAAAAATTGCTAGAAGTTACTAGTGCTAGGTGGAATCATTGTTTTATACATCGTGAAGCATTAGCATCCAGAGAGATGCCACAGAATCTCACGGAAGtattgaaaaatgcagtgaaagttgttaattttattaaaggaaGCTCACTAAGTAGCCGActccttgaaacattttgtttGGAGATTGGAGCTAATTACACTCACTTACTGTACCATACCAAAGTTCGTTGGTTGTCTCAAGGGAAGATACTCAGCAGGGTCTATGAactcaggaatgagatccatatTTTCCTCATTGAAAGGAAATCTCATTTGGCAACTGTTTTTGAGGATGATATTTGGGTAACAAAACTGGCATATTTAACTGATATTTTTGGCATCCTTAATGAACTAAGTTTAAAACTACAAGGGAAAAACAGTGATATATTCCAACATGTCGAACGTATCCAAGGATTCCGAAAGACATTACTGTTGTGGCAGGCGAGGCTTAAAAGCAACCGTCCTAGCTACTACATGTTTCCAAGATTTTTGCAGCACATTGAAGAGAATgttattaatgaaaacattttggaagaaataaaactagagaTATTGTTGCATCTCACTTCTCTGTCTCAAACTTTTAACCACTTATTCCCGGAAGAGAAATTTGAAACATTAAGACAAAATTGTTGGGTAAAAGTTCCATTTGCTTTTCGAAACCCAGAATCAATAGTTGAGTTAAACTTGGtgcctgaagaagaaaatgagttaTTGCAGCTCAGTTCTTCATATACATTGAAGAACGATTACGAAACGTTAAGCTTATCAGCATTTTGGATTAAGATGAAGGAAGACTTTCCTTTGATAAGTCGAAAGAGTATACTGCTATTATTACCATTCACAACGACTAGTTTGTGTGAATTAGGGTTTTCAGTCTTAacccatttaaaaacaaaggaaaggaatggGTTAAACGGTGTCGCAGATATGCGAGTGGCATTATCCTCCTGTATTCCAGACTGGAATGAACTTATGAACAGGCAAGCACACCCACCACGTtaa